The following proteins are encoded in a genomic region of Oceaniferula marina:
- a CDS encoding chorismate-binding protein translates to MQSKGSKQLAFMKDGDGRYLVGLGPFRSCAEAPESGTAFYCNDFTLSDPEPWKIPAEVLEVDSLKELGFEGGAAEVDWSELQPDGFAKVFAEINEAIGRGVIEKSVPVAAECGMLTGAADVGVEIIGRMACLGAPFYSYGWCDGARGFCGGTPELLFALDACRLKTMALAGTAKADERDVFAVDGKEIREHEFVAQTLVAKLSDIGDVTRGGREMMDLGQLVHFHTAIDVELFAPRGMDDLIRRLHPTPALGPLPRTVDTLRSLAEWRDRLHCPSHFGAPFGLLHDGVFCSVVAIRGVHWDGLNISVPAGCGVIEASRLVNEWRELRLKREAVKSVFGWMG, encoded by the coding sequence GTGCAAAGCAAGGGATCGAAACAGTTGGCCTTCATGAAGGACGGAGACGGACGTTACCTCGTCGGTTTGGGACCCTTTCGTTCATGTGCCGAGGCGCCTGAGTCCGGGACGGCCTTCTATTGCAATGACTTTACGCTTAGCGACCCCGAACCCTGGAAAATCCCGGCAGAGGTGCTCGAAGTGGATAGCCTGAAGGAGCTTGGTTTTGAAGGTGGTGCCGCGGAAGTTGACTGGAGTGAGCTTCAGCCGGATGGCTTTGCGAAAGTCTTTGCCGAGATCAACGAGGCGATTGGGCGAGGGGTGATTGAGAAGTCCGTGCCAGTGGCTGCCGAGTGTGGAATGTTGACGGGGGCGGCTGATGTTGGGGTTGAAATTATCGGGCGGATGGCCTGTCTCGGGGCCCCATTTTATAGCTATGGTTGGTGTGATGGTGCGCGCGGGTTTTGTGGTGGCACGCCGGAGTTGTTGTTTGCCTTGGATGCTTGCCGGCTCAAGACGATGGCCTTGGCTGGAACGGCCAAGGCGGATGAGCGGGATGTGTTTGCCGTTGATGGCAAGGAGATCAGGGAGCATGAATTTGTAGCCCAGACACTGGTGGCGAAGCTGTCTGATATCGGGGATGTGACCCGTGGTGGGCGAGAGATGATGGACCTCGGCCAACTGGTGCACTTTCACACTGCGATTGACGTCGAGTTATTCGCACCCCGTGGAATGGATGATTTGATTCGGCGCCTGCATCCGACGCCTGCGCTGGGGCCTTTGCCGCGCACGGTGGACACCTTGCGGAGTTTGGCGGAGTGGCGTGATCGATTGCATTGTCCGTCTCATTTCGGAGCACCCTTTGGTTTGTTACATGATGGTGTGTTTTGTTCTGTGGTGGCGATTCGCGGGGTTCATTGGGATGGGCTAAATATTTCGGTTCCTGCCGGTTGTGGAGTGATTGAGGCGTCGCGCTTGGTGAATGAATGGCGGGAGCTTCGGCTGAAGAGGGAAGCGGTAAAGTCTGTGTTCGGATGGATGGGATAA
- the pdhA gene encoding pyruvate dehydrogenase (acetyl-transferring) E1 component subunit alpha, translating into MPPTPALKDYAQADVNRSLTPEDKIHFFREMARIRRFEQTALKHYNGGKMGGFLHLYIGQESVAVGTVSLCGEHDHVITAYRCHGHALAVGMEMNPCMAELFGKATGASKGKGGSMHLFDPENNFWGGHGIVGGQTPLGLGLAYGVKYKNQEGCCLCYLGDGAVNQGAFHESLNIAALFELPVVYVIENNGYSMGTSQTRSSAYKHCLAQRAEAYDMEWDVVNGEDLYEVRAKTQIAMERAKKESKPTVLEIDTYRYYGHSVADANAKKYRTPEEINQYRAHHDPLRLWRRRLVEEGVLTEEQADAIDKEAKQEANASATFAIESPAPEVAEIFDDVYWETDNNTEAANTGRHFFND; encoded by the coding sequence ATGCCACCAACTCCAGCACTTAAAGATTACGCCCAGGCCGATGTGAACCGGTCTTTGACTCCCGAAGATAAAATTCATTTTTTCCGGGAGATGGCGAGAATTCGCCGATTCGAACAAACCGCATTGAAGCATTACAACGGAGGTAAAATGGGGGGCTTCCTTCACCTCTACATCGGTCAGGAATCGGTGGCCGTGGGAACCGTGTCGCTGTGTGGTGAGCACGACCACGTGATTACCGCCTACCGCTGCCACGGCCACGCTCTCGCCGTTGGCATGGAAATGAACCCCTGCATGGCCGAGCTGTTTGGTAAGGCGACGGGTGCTTCCAAAGGTAAAGGTGGCTCAATGCACCTCTTTGATCCCGAAAACAATTTTTGGGGTGGACACGGCATCGTCGGGGGGCAGACCCCGCTCGGCCTTGGTCTTGCCTATGGGGTGAAATATAAAAATCAGGAAGGGTGCTGCCTTTGCTATCTCGGTGATGGAGCTGTCAACCAGGGAGCATTTCACGAATCGCTCAACATCGCCGCATTGTTTGAATTGCCGGTGGTCTATGTGATTGAGAATAACGGATATTCGATGGGAACCAGCCAGACTCGTTCGAGCGCCTATAAACATTGCCTCGCCCAACGAGCCGAGGCCTATGATATGGAGTGGGATGTGGTGAATGGCGAGGACCTCTACGAGGTGCGGGCCAAAACCCAGATCGCCATGGAACGGGCGAAAAAAGAGTCTAAGCCAACCGTGCTCGAGATCGATACCTATCGCTATTACGGGCACTCGGTGGCGGATGCCAATGCCAAGAAATACCGGACACCGGAGGAGATTAACCAATATCGCGCCCACCATGACCCGCTTCGCCTCTGGCGCCGCCGACTGGTCGAAGAGGGCGTGCTCACCGAGGAACAAGCGGATGCCATCGATAAAGAGGCTAAGCAAGAAGCGAATGCATCGGCCACTTTTGCCATTGAATCTCCCGCTCCTGAGGTGGCTGAGATTTTCGACGATGTGTATTGGGAGACCGACAATAATACGGAGGCCGCAAACACCGGACGCCATTTCTTTAACGACTAA
- a CDS encoding PPK2 family polyphosphate kinase has product MPVQGSIEKYRVNKKGKINLSDYSTNDKSLFGHGGKEDSYPFLDQLRDELQALQTLLYAESKRRVLVVIQAMDTGGKDGTVKSVFSRVDPQGIHVESFKKPSEEELAHDFLWRMHQKVPRNGQIVVFNRSYYEDIVAVRVKKLFPESVWRPRYRHIVEFERMLVEEGTTIIKLFLHISKDEQKMRLQSRLDNPAKHWKFNPDDLKDRAKWEEFEKVYEDVIEKTGSKYAPWHIIPADRKWYRNLVVARIMVDTLKGLDMKFPISDWLAEDIVID; this is encoded by the coding sequence ATGCCAGTTCAAGGATCGATTGAAAAATACCGCGTGAATAAGAAGGGGAAAATTAACCTTTCTGATTACTCAACCAATGATAAGTCGCTGTTTGGTCATGGAGGTAAGGAGGACTCTTATCCTTTTCTCGACCAATTGCGGGATGAGTTACAAGCTTTGCAGACTTTGTTATATGCGGAGAGCAAGCGGCGGGTGCTGGTGGTGATTCAGGCGATGGACACCGGAGGAAAGGACGGGACGGTCAAGAGTGTGTTTTCCCGGGTCGACCCTCAGGGGATTCATGTGGAGTCATTTAAAAAGCCGTCCGAGGAGGAATTGGCGCATGATTTTTTATGGAGAATGCATCAAAAGGTTCCACGCAATGGTCAGATCGTGGTGTTCAACCGGAGTTACTATGAAGACATTGTGGCGGTCCGGGTAAAGAAGTTGTTTCCTGAATCGGTTTGGCGCCCTCGTTACCGGCACATTGTCGAGTTTGAGCGGATGTTGGTTGAAGAAGGGACGACGATTATCAAGTTGTTCCTGCATATTTCCAAGGATGAGCAGAAGATGCGTTTGCAGTCGCGGCTCGATAACCCGGCAAAGCATTGGAAATTCAACCCGGACGACCTCAAGGATCGGGCGAAGTGGGAGGAATTTGAAAAAGTCTACGAAGATGTGATTGAAAAAACCGGAAGCAAGTATGCGCCGTGGCATATCATTCCCGCTGACCGGAAGTGGTATCGCAATTTGGTGGTTGCCCGGATCATGGTCGACACCCTGAAGGGGCTGGATATGAAATTCCCGATTTCCGATTGGCTGGCCGAAGATATTGTCATCGACTAG
- a CDS encoding alpha-ketoacid dehydrogenase subunit beta — translation MRELLYRHAIREALDEELARDENVVVMGEEVAEYNGAYKVTEGLWDKWGDKRIVDTPISEAGFIGMGIGASMLGVRPVMELMFWSFHSVAFDQLVNNAANVRYMSGGLCHCPIVMRGPANGGTAVGATHSHCPEGLFAAFPGLKVCSPATPADVKGLMKTAIRDNDPVYVMENTLLYGTKGPVPDPEDGDHLVPLGKADIKREGSDISLIAHGRSVLRALEAAETLQSEHGINAEVLDLRSIRPLDQQAIIDTVMKTNRVVLVDESKPFCGVSAQITTLIQEHAFDHLDAPVKRVCALDAPAIYSPHIEDEQLPNPKRIIEKVLTLA, via the coding sequence ATGAGAGAACTCCTCTACCGCCACGCGATCCGCGAAGCTCTGGACGAAGAACTGGCCCGTGATGAAAATGTTGTTGTCATGGGTGAAGAAGTGGCTGAATACAACGGTGCCTACAAGGTGACTGAAGGGCTTTGGGATAAATGGGGTGACAAGCGTATTGTTGACACTCCGATTTCCGAGGCCGGTTTCATCGGCATGGGCATCGGCGCCTCAATGCTGGGTGTTCGCCCGGTGATGGAGCTGATGTTTTGGTCCTTCCACTCCGTCGCTTTTGACCAGTTGGTCAACAACGCCGCCAATGTGCGTTATATGTCCGGTGGCTTGTGCCATTGCCCGATTGTCATGCGAGGGCCTGCCAATGGTGGAACGGCCGTTGGTGCGACTCACTCGCACTGTCCGGAAGGATTGTTTGCAGCCTTTCCCGGATTGAAAGTTTGCTCACCAGCCACTCCGGCCGATGTCAAGGGACTGATGAAAACCGCGATTCGTGACAACGATCCGGTCTATGTCATGGAGAACACCTTGCTTTACGGAACCAAAGGTCCGGTGCCCGATCCTGAAGATGGTGACCATCTGGTGCCGCTTGGTAAGGCCGACATCAAACGTGAAGGTTCTGACATTTCGCTGATTGCCCACGGACGTTCCGTCCTGCGCGCGCTGGAAGCAGCCGAGACCTTGCAGTCTGAACATGGGATCAATGCCGAGGTGCTCGATCTACGTTCGATCCGTCCGCTCGACCAGCAGGCGATTATCGACACCGTGATGAAAACCAACCGGGTGGTGCTTGTCGATGAGAGTAAGCCGTTCTGCGGTGTTTCTGCTCAGATTACCACCTTGATCCAAGAGCATGCCTTTGATCATTTGGATGCACCCGTGAAGCGCGTCTGCGCTTTGGATGCTCCGGCGATTTATTCGCCTCACATCGAGGATGAGCAGTTGCCGAACCCCAAACGGATCATCGAAAAGGTCCTGACATTGGCTTAA
- a CDS encoding PEP-CTERM sorting domain-containing protein encodes MNSSTPFSGSLKRPLISVAFSSTLVSLLAAVEPPVAPAASLSEPADFRIVEGTSPDVLTYNVADIGAMDQDLDFAVLPYVFGAHPAKEYGSLVSLSQPSLVPEDPDVLTSLSGVSTVGYTLNSGSSASLSVLPDITGLVAGDVVNLGVQMDGANWTAPVVSNTSINVVQNRLLTGSTTINAGRHMLGQIPGGTLTLDGGSLSGIEGTNIQVHSGGFAQYGNGVRLTSASDFTFNAAGQTHDLQIGYYGNAGNYNQSITLSGVNGADNYTDASGVKHNEFGGYWRTEVEVGSLLGNTETRVTGQQLSPYQVTGLSGISGSAIPEGSTAAIERNSNKVEFSQPSPQLEFDNGLLRASRAGGVQVNQRMNSLLSGEVIQGSSLDLSGVNLTVSGTALYNRQLSASSTSGNLQTYLGRQMVSATTQSVSQAGNITYKSLGADDQYTRVRLSDFSSNSGDGITAVYSGGDQDFTGVAGQEAVVGVTANFTVDRSATGTFNKTLNAGAGSITTLENGGAGLANESVQGGLNLTYTWANVENNQIDIKDQHVYLFDDVNLSSVALSADEAYNHGYGGLNNGPTHRVNSTNTHTAIGVNDAFQLHGSRAVGDVFEGTIAVNLGNGRVSGEGLSGESVIASDTFGVYTHTIGRADLDVTAPAGNLLDDGDAITVSNVDRALAGEQASVRVTPQSFEGSDRWTVSRVGNEVLAPGEASTMTAVFDGSGVGGAGELGGTFESVFTFETEDQFDIGSHFANLGVSDDRIADGGGLNTYATRQQHVYTFERVVEQVSASGSQSYGAGTEFGSVSPSLTNTGDNSSTGFAATSAAILGSETLESGTTVSMSFTKIEDAASTDLYGDKGGVSDFATDILDLTGLDGVMHVVELTYDDTVLTEGEGAMQVVWLTEYDTDPGAGESLQDIWVNAVLGNSDVVALDILGGTVTTAEGTTGIQAYLQDKRFSGSYESYLASLGGSDSDPELGAWGVHTGSNKVWAVIDHNSSFAGAVPEPSSIALLGLGGISLLLRRRR; translated from the coding sequence ATGAATTCATCCACCCCTTTTTCCGGGTCTTTGAAGAGACCATTGATTTCTGTTGCCTTTTCTTCGACTTTGGTGAGTTTACTTGCCGCTGTTGAGCCTCCTGTTGCACCTGCGGCCTCGCTTTCCGAGCCTGCGGATTTTCGGATTGTCGAGGGGACGTCACCTGATGTTTTAACTTACAATGTCGCGGATATTGGTGCGATGGATCAGGACCTTGACTTTGCGGTTTTGCCATACGTTTTTGGAGCTCATCCTGCAAAGGAATATGGTTCCCTGGTTTCCTTGTCGCAGCCGTCCCTGGTGCCTGAGGATCCCGATGTGCTGACTTCTTTGTCGGGAGTGTCCACCGTTGGTTATACTCTGAACTCCGGTAGTTCGGCCAGCTTGTCAGTGCTGCCTGATATCACAGGTTTGGTAGCCGGAGATGTCGTGAATCTGGGGGTGCAAATGGATGGGGCTAATTGGACGGCTCCGGTGGTTTCCAATACTAGCATCAATGTGGTGCAGAACCGTCTGTTGACCGGATCCACTACGATTAATGCAGGACGACATATGCTCGGCCAGATCCCTGGAGGCACCTTGACGCTTGATGGCGGGTCTTTGAGTGGGATCGAGGGAACCAACATTCAGGTTCACTCCGGTGGGTTTGCCCAGTATGGCAATGGTGTGCGTCTGACAAGTGCTTCCGATTTTACTTTTAATGCTGCGGGGCAGACCCATGACTTACAGATTGGTTACTACGGGAATGCCGGAAACTATAACCAGAGTATCACCCTTTCCGGTGTGAATGGCGCGGACAATTACACCGATGCTTCTGGAGTGAAACACAACGAGTTCGGTGGCTACTGGCGGACAGAAGTGGAAGTCGGCAGCCTCTTGGGCAATACGGAAACCCGAGTGACCGGACAGCAACTTAGCCCGTATCAAGTGACCGGACTTTCCGGGATCTCAGGGTCTGCCATCCCCGAGGGCTCGACAGCTGCGATTGAGCGCAACTCGAACAAGGTGGAATTTTCACAGCCAAGCCCACAACTTGAATTCGATAACGGCCTGCTGCGGGCGTCACGCGCGGGAGGTGTCCAGGTGAACCAGCGGATGAATAGCCTGCTTTCCGGTGAAGTCATTCAAGGAAGTTCATTGGACCTTTCCGGTGTCAACCTCACGGTGAGTGGCACGGCATTGTATAATCGGCAACTTTCCGCAAGCAGTACAAGCGGGAATTTACAAACCTATCTTGGTCGGCAGATGGTCTCTGCCACTACCCAGTCGGTGAGTCAGGCTGGTAATATCACCTACAAATCACTGGGAGCGGATGATCAATACACCCGTGTGCGCCTATCGGACTTCTCATCCAACAGTGGCGATGGCATCACGGCTGTCTACTCTGGTGGTGATCAGGACTTTACCGGCGTGGCCGGACAAGAGGCTGTGGTCGGGGTGACTGCGAACTTTACGGTGGACCGCAGTGCTACCGGAACTTTTAACAAAACCTTGAATGCCGGAGCCGGAAGTATCACGACCTTGGAAAACGGAGGTGCCGGCCTGGCCAATGAGTCGGTTCAAGGAGGACTCAACCTGACCTATACTTGGGCGAATGTTGAAAACAACCAGATCGATATCAAGGATCAGCATGTGTATCTCTTTGACGATGTTAATCTTAGCTCGGTTGCGCTTTCTGCGGATGAGGCATATAACCATGGTTACGGTGGTTTGAATAATGGTCCGACCCACCGTGTGAACAGCACGAACACACACACGGCCATTGGTGTAAATGATGCCTTTCAGCTTCATGGGTCTCGAGCAGTGGGAGACGTTTTTGAGGGCACGATTGCAGTCAACCTCGGTAATGGCCGAGTGTCCGGTGAGGGCTTAAGCGGTGAAAGTGTCATTGCGAGCGACACCTTCGGTGTGTATACGCACACGATTGGACGGGCTGATCTCGACGTTACTGCACCCGCGGGCAATCTGCTGGATGATGGTGATGCCATTACGGTCAGCAACGTGGACCGGGCCTTGGCTGGCGAACAGGCCTCCGTTCGGGTTACCCCGCAATCGTTCGAGGGCAGTGACCGTTGGACGGTTAGCCGTGTGGGTAATGAGGTGCTTGCCCCAGGCGAAGCTTCGACCATGACGGCCGTGTTTGACGGTTCGGGTGTCGGTGGAGCAGGTGAACTTGGTGGAACCTTTGAGTCGGTTTTCACTTTTGAAACCGAAGATCAGTTTGATATCGGCAGCCATTTTGCCAATCTTGGAGTAAGTGATGACCGGATTGCGGATGGCGGCGGATTGAATACGTATGCAACCCGGCAACAGCACGTTTACACCTTCGAGAGGGTGGTCGAGCAGGTCAGTGCATCCGGAAGCCAGAGCTATGGTGCCGGGACTGAATTTGGGTCGGTCTCACCAAGCCTGACCAACACAGGTGACAACTCCAGCACCGGCTTTGCTGCAACTTCTGCTGCTATTTTGGGTTCGGAGACCTTGGAGTCAGGAACGACGGTCTCGATGTCCTTTACCAAAATCGAGGACGCAGCTAGCACCGATTTGTATGGGGACAAGGGTGGAGTGAGTGATTTTGCCACCGATATCCTCGATCTGACCGGCCTGGATGGCGTCATGCATGTGGTTGAACTCACTTATGACGACACGGTTCTCACGGAAGGTGAAGGCGCGATGCAGGTAGTCTGGTTGACTGAATACGACACCGACCCCGGTGCGGGTGAATCTTTACAGGACATCTGGGTGAATGCCGTGCTCGGTAACTCGGATGTGGTGGCTCTGGATATCCTTGGAGGCACCGTGACAACTGCAGAAGGAACCACCGGCATTCAGGCCTACCTCCAGGATAAACGATTCTCCGGTAGTTATGAAAGTTATCTCGCCTCGCTTGGCGGTTCTGATTCAGATCCTGAGCTGGGTGCCTGGGGTGTTCACACCGGAAGCAACAAAGTCTGGGCGGTGATCGACCACAATTCGAGTTTTGCCGGGGCGGTTCCCGAGCCTTCCTCGATTGCTTTGCTCGGTCTCGGTGGTATCTCCTTATTGCTTCGCCGCCGCCGCTAA
- the dnaG gene encoding DNA primase: MGRIPEETIEQVLAATDIVDLVGSYLPLKRAGSAFKCNCPFHNEKTPSFVVNPVRQSYHCFGCGEGGSAIGFVMQYENLPFPDAVKKLATRAGIPILEEAYDPEADQRRKKLSRLKEVHNRTAEFLHQQLMTSPDAQHARDYLKSRGYGRGMAERWKVGWMPENTNTFLDWAREQQFTGAELINSDLAGRKDENNPRAGIYVRFRGRLMFPIHNDYGDIIAFSGRNLREDAPGGKYINSRETQLFKKSKTFFALDKARRSMPKEKFALICEGQIDVIACHESGITNTIAGLGTAFTPEHARILKRYTKDAVLCFDADAAGIKAADKAFRILAAEDLNVRMVSMPEGEDPDSLIKQFGADAFRERVQGARDYFEVKLKHEMASRDLTSVRERASLANDLADLVACVSDKLTKDALINQIATQLGLGAEELRGGVVQAERQQSKEAFFQQRREAKDEEPPPPNLAAEISTPVAHLCHYALCSQEAQNWLGEQLESLIEPLASTAGGSILRNILSRRPDPSKPAAIQAYITSLAQQDQLALRKVLTHSAPGDPVRAAEEATAMLVNTHFQQKEAALRAQLRQPNLPPDDMIALMNEIKDLQSILQNLQQRFIR, translated from the coding sequence ATGGGTCGCATCCCGGAGGAAACCATCGAACAAGTTCTTGCCGCCACAGATATCGTGGATCTGGTGGGTTCCTACCTTCCCTTGAAACGGGCGGGCTCTGCATTCAAGTGCAATTGCCCGTTCCACAACGAAAAAACCCCCTCGTTTGTAGTCAACCCGGTCCGCCAGTCATACCACTGCTTCGGCTGCGGCGAAGGAGGCAGCGCCATCGGATTCGTCATGCAGTACGAAAACCTCCCCTTTCCCGATGCAGTCAAAAAACTCGCCACCCGAGCCGGCATACCCATCCTTGAAGAAGCCTACGACCCGGAAGCCGACCAACGCCGGAAAAAACTCTCCCGCCTCAAAGAAGTCCACAACCGCACCGCCGAATTCCTTCATCAACAACTGATGACCTCACCGGACGCCCAACATGCACGGGACTACCTCAAATCTCGCGGCTACGGACGCGGCATGGCCGAACGCTGGAAAGTCGGCTGGATGCCGGAAAATACCAATACCTTCCTCGATTGGGCCAGAGAACAACAATTCACCGGAGCCGAACTCATCAACTCCGACCTCGCCGGCCGCAAAGATGAAAACAACCCCCGGGCTGGGATCTACGTCCGCTTCCGAGGAAGACTCATGTTCCCCATCCACAACGACTACGGGGACATCATCGCCTTCAGCGGAAGAAATCTCCGGGAAGACGCACCCGGCGGAAAGTACATCAACTCCCGGGAAACCCAGCTGTTTAAAAAATCCAAAACCTTCTTCGCCCTCGATAAAGCACGCCGCAGCATGCCCAAAGAGAAATTCGCCCTGATCTGCGAAGGACAAATCGATGTCATTGCCTGCCACGAAAGCGGTATCACCAATACCATCGCAGGCCTCGGCACCGCATTCACCCCCGAACACGCCCGCATCCTCAAACGCTACACCAAAGATGCCGTGCTCTGTTTCGATGCCGATGCCGCTGGCATCAAAGCTGCCGACAAGGCCTTCCGCATTTTAGCCGCCGAAGACCTCAACGTCCGTATGGTCAGCATGCCTGAAGGCGAGGACCCCGACTCCTTAATCAAGCAGTTTGGAGCCGACGCCTTCCGAGAACGTGTCCAAGGAGCACGCGACTATTTTGAAGTTAAATTAAAACATGAAATGGCCTCCCGCGATCTCACGTCCGTCCGGGAAAGAGCCAGCCTCGCCAACGATCTCGCCGACCTCGTTGCCTGCGTCAGCGACAAACTCACCAAGGACGCCTTGATCAATCAAATCGCCACCCAACTCGGCCTTGGTGCTGAAGAATTACGCGGCGGCGTCGTCCAGGCCGAACGCCAACAATCGAAAGAAGCCTTCTTCCAGCAACGCCGGGAAGCCAAAGATGAAGAGCCACCCCCACCCAATCTGGCTGCTGAAATCAGCACCCCGGTCGCCCACCTCTGCCACTACGCCCTCTGCTCACAAGAGGCCCAAAATTGGCTAGGGGAACAGCTCGAGTCCCTCATCGAACCTCTCGCATCCACAGCCGGAGGCTCCATCCTACGCAACATCCTCAGCCGTCGACCCGACCCATCCAAACCTGCTGCCATCCAGGCCTACATCACCTCCCTCGCCCAGCAGGATCAACTGGCACTTCGAAAGGTTCTCACCCACTCCGCCCCCGGGGACCCCGTCCGAGCTGCGGAAGAAGCCACCGCCATGCTGGTCAACACCCACTTCCAGCAAAAGGAAGCGGCCTTGCGCGCGCAGCTCCGACAACCGAATCTACCACCGGATGACATGATCGCATTGATGAACGAAATCAAGGATCTGCAAAGCATCCTGCAAAACCTTCAGCAACGGTTCATTCGCTAA
- the ruvA gene encoding Holliday junction branch migration protein RuvA, which translates to MIARIRGKVWEALPGRLVVDVQGVGYQVIVAMSTYDALNPVLGAEIELRTYLHIRENAHTLYGFATDAEKDLFLLLIERVTGIGPAIGMAVLSGMPVDHFKACVVGGDAAALTRIKGLGKKTAERIILELKDKVGVAESWQAAAESSVSHAAVDAESALIGLGYKQAEARKAVAAVAKLNTSAATEDLLRDALRMLNS; encoded by the coding sequence ATGATTGCTCGGATAAGAGGAAAGGTATGGGAGGCGTTGCCAGGTCGACTGGTTGTGGATGTTCAGGGGGTTGGGTATCAGGTGATCGTGGCCATGAGCACCTATGATGCGCTTAATCCGGTTCTTGGAGCTGAGATTGAGCTGCGCACGTATCTACATATTCGGGAAAATGCACATACTCTCTATGGTTTTGCCACGGATGCGGAAAAGGATTTGTTTCTTCTCTTGATTGAGCGGGTGACTGGGATTGGACCCGCCATTGGTATGGCGGTTTTGAGCGGGATGCCCGTTGACCATTTCAAGGCCTGTGTGGTTGGTGGTGATGCCGCGGCCTTGACCCGGATCAAGGGGCTTGGAAAGAAAACGGCAGAGCGGATCATTCTCGAATTGAAAGATAAGGTCGGAGTGGCTGAGTCCTGGCAAGCTGCCGCTGAATCCTCGGTGTCGCACGCGGCAGTTGATGCCGAATCGGCACTGATCGGATTGGGCTATAAGCAGGCAGAGGCACGCAAGGCCGTTGCTGCCGTGGCCAAGTTAAATACTTCCGCCGCTACCGAAGACCTCTTGCGTGATGCCTTGAGGATGTTGAATTCATAA
- a CDS encoding secondary thiamine-phosphate synthase enzyme YjbQ, whose protein sequence is MAAYSESFTLATRGKGTYEITEQVARAVGESGIQTGTVTVFVRHTSASLVMMENADPSARTDMEAYFDRLVPEDEPYFTHTYEGADDMPSHIRMVLTRSSEVIPVVAGSMTLGTWQGIFLFEHRKAPHQRSISVVLVGE, encoded by the coding sequence ATGGCAGCCTATTCCGAATCATTTACCTTGGCAACCCGTGGCAAGGGAACCTATGAAATTACCGAACAGGTGGCGCGGGCCGTCGGAGAATCGGGTATTCAGACCGGGACCGTGACGGTCTTTGTCCGGCATACCAGTGCCAGTCTGGTGATGATGGAAAATGCGGATCCCAGCGCCCGCACCGACATGGAGGCGTATTTTGACCGATTGGTTCCGGAGGATGAGCCATACTTTACCCATACCTATGAAGGGGCGGATGACATGCCGTCCCACATCCGGATGGTCTTGACCCGGAGTAGTGAGGTGATTCCGGTGGTCGCTGGCAGCATGACCTTGGGAACCTGGCAGGGGATCTTTCTCTTCGAACACCGGAAGGCTCCGCACCAGAGGTCAATCAGTGTGGTGCTTGTTGGTGAGTAA
- a CDS encoding M14 family metallopeptidase — protein MTFNIEAFSERFDHSAMLAGFRRELITSVQGMAVAGFTKCVESGDEGGGRPWVYISAGVHGDEPAGPMAMLALLKEGVFDERANWLMCPFVNPLGLAAGTRENASGIDLNRDYLERSSEEVQAHAAWLESKPVPDLFVSLHEDWESSGFYLYEINVAGVTSGAHAILDAASSEIPPEPEPVIDDHEVREPGWIDHSPKADLPKHWPEAIFLAERGAGVSYTLETPSSLDLIRRIRCHQLAAGQALDGFLASVTA, from the coding sequence ATGACATTCAATATCGAGGCCTTTTCGGAGAGGTTTGATCATTCGGCGATGCTTGCCGGGTTCCGGCGCGAGTTGATTACGAGTGTTCAGGGGATGGCGGTTGCCGGGTTTACCAAGTGTGTCGAGTCTGGCGATGAGGGGGGCGGACGTCCCTGGGTGTATATCTCGGCCGGTGTTCATGGTGATGAGCCCGCAGGTCCGATGGCAATGCTGGCTTTGCTGAAAGAGGGGGTGTTTGATGAGCGGGCGAACTGGTTGATGTGTCCATTTGTCAATCCGCTTGGCTTGGCTGCAGGCACGAGGGAAAATGCCAGCGGGATCGATCTGAACCGTGACTACCTGGAGCGGTCGTCCGAGGAGGTTCAGGCACATGCCGCTTGGTTGGAGTCCAAACCAGTGCCGGATTTGTTTGTTTCTTTACACGAAGACTGGGAGAGCTCTGGGTTTTACCTGTATGAGATTAATGTCGCAGGGGTCACCAGCGGTGCCCATGCCATTTTGGATGCAGCCTCCTCTGAAATTCCGCCCGAGCCCGAACCGGTGATCGACGATCACGAGGTGAGGGAGCCAGGGTGGATTGACCATTCCCCCAAGGCGGATTTGCCGAAACACTGGCCTGAGGCTATTTTTCTTGCCGAGCGTGGAGCGGGAGTGTCCTACACCTTGGAAACTCCGAGCTCACTGGACCTGATCCGCAGAATTCGTTGTCATCAACTGGCGGCGGGGCAGGCACTGGACGGTTTTCTTGCTTCGGTTACGGCCTGA